In Crinalium epipsammum PCC 9333, the genomic window TGGGGATGCGATCGCAGTTATTGCCCTAGAAGTACCCGATGCTGTTGCTGCTTACCAAGAGTCAACCAAACGAGGTGCGGTTAGTGCTATTTCTCCCACCGACGCAGAAGACGAATCAGGTATACTGCGTTACTCAGCAATTCATGTCTACGGTGATGTTTTAATTAAATTTGTTGAGCGTCATAACTACTCTGGCGTATTTGTTCCAGGGTTCCAACGTCGCTATAAAGTAATTGCCAACAACAATAAAATAGGATTAAAGCACATCGATCACATTGTCGGCAATGTAGAAATGGGGGCAATGGATAAATGGGTGCGCTTCTTTGAAGAAACAATGGGTTTTAATGTCTTAGCGCACTTTGACCAAAAAGCTATTTCTACAGAGTATTCCGCCTTAGCATCTAAAGTAATGAAAAATGGCACAGGTAGAATTAAACTACCAATTAATGAGCCAGCAAATGGTAAATGTAAATCCCAGATAACAGAATATCTGGAATATAATCATGCCCCTGGCGTACAACACATTGCTTTAGCAACTGACAACATTATAGAAACAGTTACTAAACTGAGGGCAGCAGGTGTTGAATTTTTGAACGTCCCGCCAAGTTATTACCAAGCATTAGAAACACGGATAGGGAAAATCAATGAGCCAATTGATAAGTTAGCAGAATTAGGCATTTTAGTTGATCGAGATGAAGAAGGGTATTTACTGCAAATATTTACCCAAACAGTACAAGACAGACCAACAGTATTTTTTGAAATTATCGAACGGCATGGCGCACAAGGCTTTGGCGAAGGTAACTTCAAAGCTTTATTTGTAGCCTTAGAACAAGAACAAGCACGGCGAGGCAATTTATAAAGGCAATAGGGAACAGCTATTAAGAGCCTATCCAAAAAATAAATAATCACATCATAACATCTGCTATAGGCTGCGGTTAAATGCTCTCTTAACGACTTTTAGGATAAGCTCTAAACACTCTCTCTTCCTTGGCGCTCTTTGCGTCTTGGCGGTTAATTAAATAGGGGGAAAGCATGAGTTACTACTACAAATTGGGCAATATTCCACACAAACGACACACCCAATTTAGACAAGCCAACGGTTCTTTGTATCACGAAGAACTAATGGGAATTCATGGCTTTTCAGGTATTCAATCCCTGCTTTATCATTTGCATCCCCCTACTCAAATTGAAAAAATATTATTTGAGAAAAAGATAGAAATTGCCTATGTAGAACAAGGTGGTTTACGCCCTCATCATATACCTACAGCTAGTGTAGTTGAAGGAGGGGATGCGATCGCATCACGTCTCCCCCTCATGGGTAACTCTGATGTCTGTATCTATATTGCGCGACCTACCGAAGCAATGCAATATTGGTATCGTTTTGCTCAAGGCGATGAAATCATTTTCATTCACGACGGTACGGGTATATTAGAAAGCCAGTATGGAATTATCCGTTATCAACCAGGAGATTATTTAGTAATTCCGACAGGAGTAGTATGGC contains:
- the hppD gene encoding 4-hydroxyphenylpyruvate dioxygenase gives rise to the protein MTVSPLKQPTHHNFSNSFTAKEAVESKQLRSDLFPIHRFDHLEFYVGNAKQAAIFYEKCFGFTNTAYRGLETGSREIASYVMEQGDIRFVLSTAMNPEHPIAQSVQKHGDAIAVIALEVPDAVAAYQESTKRGAVSAISPTDAEDESGILRYSAIHVYGDVLIKFVERHNYSGVFVPGFQRRYKVIANNNKIGLKHIDHIVGNVEMGAMDKWVRFFEETMGFNVLAHFDQKAISTEYSALASKVMKNGTGRIKLPINEPANGKCKSQITEYLEYNHAPGVQHIALATDNIIETVTKLRAAGVEFLNVPPSYYQALETRIGKINEPIDKLAELGILVDRDEEGYLLQIFTQTVQDRPTVFFEIIERHGAQGFGEGNFKALFVALEQEQARRGNL